In Zingiber officinale cultivar Zhangliang chromosome 6A, Zo_v1.1, whole genome shotgun sequence, a single genomic region encodes these proteins:
- the LOC121994805 gene encoding uncharacterized protein LOC121994805 yields the protein MEEGAATRSDSVVPTEEPAERRVPVLDDDDDYEIQGLREKLMLHLQEAADRLNLMVPFLPKATGPDPVACGNTSISEESAAPLSKMRTRRMILRAHEEQGSVSRFPPSTAETRAVHFRTERQKWPKFSFSLTRDEIEEDLYSMTGCRARRRPRKRPTAVQKQIDTLFPGSRLSEITSDSYKLPDERRAIAKQVKGRFLKVNIEQEQGKVKNHSVGE from the exons ATGGAGGAGGGAGCGGCGACCAGGAGTGATTCGGTGGTTCCCACCGAGGAGCCGGCGGAGCGTCGAGTCCCCGTCCTGGATGACGATGACGACTACGAGATCCAGGGGCTCAGGGAGAAACTGATGCTCCACCTACAAGAGGCGGCGGACCGTCTGAATCTGATGGTTCCGTTTCTTCCCAAGGCGACGGGGCCGGATCCGGTGGCGTGCGGGAACACCTCAATATCCGAAGAATCGGCGGCGCCGCTTTCGAAGATGAGGACGAGGCGCATGATCTTGAGGGCTCACGAGGAACAGGGGAGCGTGAGCAGGTTTCCGCCGTCGACGGCGGAGACGCGGGCGGTGCATTTCCGAACGGAACGACAAAAGTGGCCCAAGTTCTCTTTCTCCCTCACGAGGGACGAGATCGAGGAGGACCTCTACTCCATGACGGGGTGCAGAGCTCGCCGCCGGCCAAGAAAAAGGCCGACGGCGGTCCAAAAGCAGATCGAT ACCTTGTTCCCCGGCTCGCGGCTGTCTGAGATCACCAGCGACTCCTACAAGCTCCCCGATGAGAG GCGAGCAATTGCTAAGCAAGTAAAGGGGAGATTTCTCAAGGTTAACATCGAACAAGAGCAAGGGAAGGTTAAGAACCATAGTGTGGGTGAGTGA
- the LOC121996371 gene encoding DEAD-box ATP-dependent RNA helicase 21-like, producing the protein MKRSADEHDRKLPSSAADAKPVFITKAERQRLALQRREEAVAEQRRAAIELLQQNHNEAPKPLEDPLPPSDSSQRRDHERDRDRDRDRDRDRDRERDRVRDRDRDRDRDRDRDRDRDRDRDRERERDRERERDRDRRTRDRDREREDEARAREQARSEKQAEREKTKELDAIKEQYLGSKKPKKRVIKPSEKFRFSFGWEDTEDTSRDMNALYQNPHEARLLFGRGFIAGMDRREQKKQAARHEKETREEIRRKEGIEELPEEAAAQRKKEAAAENYDSFDMRVDRHWTEKKLEEMTERDWRIFREDFNISFKGSRIPRPMRSWSESKLRPELLKAIEKAGYKTPSPIQMAAIPLGLQQRDVIGIAETGSGKTAAFVLPMLSYITRLPPLTEENEAEGPYAVVLAPTRELAQQIEDETVKFAHYLGIKVVSIVGGQYIEEQGFKLGQGCEVVIATPGRLLDCLERRFAVLNQCNYVVLDEADRMIDMGFEEQVIGVLNKMPSSNLKPENEDEELDEKKIYRTTYMFSATMPPAVERLARNYLRNPVVVTIGTAGKTTDLITQRVIMMKESEKLTMLQKLLDDLGDKTAIVFCNTKKSVDIRAKDLDRLGYRVTTLHGGKSQEQREISLEGFRNRRFNVLVATDVAGRGIDIPDVAHVINYEMPNQIDMYTHRIGRTGRAGKTGSATAFLTLHDSDVFYDLKQMLIQSNSPVPPELARHEASKFKPGSIPDRPPRRNETLFSH; encoded by the coding sequence ATGAAGCGCTCCGCCGACGAACACGACCGCAAGCTTCCCTCCTCCGCTGCCGACGCCAAGCCTGTCTTCATCACCAAAGCCGAGCGGCAGCGCCTCGCCCTTCAGCGCCGCGAGGAGGCCGTGGCCGAGCAGCGCCGCGCCGCCATCGAACTACTCCAGCAGAACCACAACGAAGCCCCAAAGCCCCTTGAAGACCCCTTGCCTCCCTCCGACTCCAGCCAACGCCGTGACCACGAACGCGACCGGGACCGGGATCGAGACCGCGACCGGGACCGAGACAGGGAACGGGATCGGGTCCGGGACAGAGATCGTGATAGGGATAGGGATAGGGATAGGGATAGGGATAGGGATAGGGATAGGGATCGGGAGCGGGAGCGCGACCGCGAGCGAGAACGAGATCGCGATCGACGCACTCGCGACCGAGACCGGGAGCGCGAGGACGAGGCCCGTGCTCGAGAGCAGGCGCGCTCGGAGAAGCAAGCGGAGCGTGAGAAGACCAAAGAACTGGATGCTATCAAGGAGCAGTACCTAGGATCCAAGAAACCGAAGAAGAGGGTTATCAAGCCGAGCGAGAAGTTCCGCTTCTCCTTCGGCTGGGAGGACACCGAGGATACCTCCAGGGACATGAACGCCCTCTACCAGAACCCCCATGAGGCGCGGCTTCTTTTTGGGCGCGGCTTCATAGCGGGCATGGACCGTCGGGAGCAGAAGAAGCAGGCCGCACGCCATGAGAAAGAGACAAGGGAGGAAATCCGGCGCAAGGAGGGCATTGAAGAgcttcctgaggaggctgctgcCCAGAGGAAGAAAGAAGCAGCTGCCGAAAACTATGATTCCTTTGATATGCGTGTCGATCGCCACTGGACAGAGAAGAAGCTAGAGGAAATGACAGAACGAGACTGGCGTATCTTCCGTGAGGACTTCAATATCTCCTTCAAGGGGTCACGGATCCCGCGGCCTATGCGAAGTTGGAGCGAGAGCAAGCTCAGGCCCGAGCTTCTCAAAGCTATTGAAAAGGCGGGTTACAAGACCCCCTCCCCCATCCAGATGGCTGCCATCCCTCTTGGCCTCCAACAACGTGATGTGATTGGCATTGCAGAGACTGGGTCAGGCAAGACTGCAGCCTTTGTCCTCCCCATGCTTAGTTACATAACCAGGCTGCCACCCTTGACTGAGGAGAATGAAGCTGAGGGGCCTTATGCTGTTGTCCTGGCTCCTACACGTGAGCTTGCACAGCAGATTGAGGATGAAACTGTTAAGTTTGCTCACTATCTAGGAATTAAAGTGGTATCCATTGTAGGCGGACAATATATTGAGGAACAAGGATTCAAGCTGGGGCAGGGATGTGAAGTAGTGATTGCAACACCTGGTCGTCTTCTTGATTGTCTGGAGAGGCGGTTTGCTGTGCTTAATCAGTGCAATTATGTGGTACTTGATGAAGCTGATCGGATGATTGACATGGGTTTTGAGGAACAGGTTATTGGAGTGTTGAACAAAATGCCTTCTAGCAATTTGAAGCCAGAGAATGAGGATGAGGAACTTGATGAGAAAAAGATATATCGTACTACATACATGTTTAGTGCGACAATGCCTCCAGCTGTCGAACGACTTGCTAGGAATTATTTGAGGAACCCTGTTGTTGTTACGATTGGCACTGCTGGCAAAACCACTGATCTCATCACTCAGCGTGTGATCATGATGAAGGAGTCTGAAAAGCTTACAATGCTCCAGAAGCTTCTTGATGACCTTGGGGACAAGACAGCCATTGTTTTTTGCAACACTAAGAAGTCTGTTGATATAAGAGCCAAGGACCTGGACAGATTGGGCTACAGGGTGACCACACTTCATGGTGGGAAATCCCAGGAACAAAGGGAGATCAGCCTCGAGGGCTTTAGGAATAGGAGGTTTAATGTTCTTGTAGCTACTGATGTTGCTGGACGCGGGATTGACATTCCTGATGTCGCTCATGTGATTAACTACGAAATGCCAAATCAAATTGACATGTATACACATCGTATTGGTCGTACAGGACGAGCTGGGAAGACAGGTTCTGCAACTGCATTTTTGACTCTACATGACAGTGATGTATTCTATGATCTGAAGCAGATGCTGATTCAAAGCAATAGCCCAGTGCCACCAGAGCTGGCCAGACATGAGGCTTCAAAGTTTAAGCCCGGGAGTATTCCTGACAGACCTCCTAGACGCAACGAGACTCTTTTTTCTCATTGA